Proteins from a single region of Drosophila gunungcola strain Sukarami unplaced genomic scaffold, Dgunungcola_SK_2 000073F, whole genome shotgun sequence:
- the LOC128264548 gene encoding probable RNA-directed DNA polymerase from transposon BS isoform X11, with translation MVPKKHQRQRQRQYCRVTGRTKSGEGTGQAYAVFKSLRKKVTKLTDTAKGNFYSHKFNNASSTAQTWKIIKNLGICKVKPRLEQDMNVNELNKKFLSCTVPEITDNNYLNPRFVPETVCDIRFRFLCVNPCDVLQSILRIKSDATGSDNINPKFIKILLPKILPYITYTFNTVLTKSTYPDCWKAAKIIPIPKSNNEYRPISILPYLSKVFENLMADQINKFMSDNAMLTNNQSGFRKNRSCTSAIIKIADDIREQIDENNVTLLVLLDYSKAFDTVNHNVLCAKLRNMFMFSKSSVKLVSSYLQNRRQSVVLSSVSSSYENVNRGVPQGSVLGPLLFTLYVNDLPNALSECNVHLYADDVQMYVSRPLNRINE, from the coding sequence atggttccaaaaaaacatcaaagacaaagacaaaggcagTATTGCAGAGTGACGGGGCGTACAAAaagtggagaaggtacaggacaagcttacgcagtgttcaagtcattgagaaaaaaagtgaccaaacttactgacaccgccaagggaaatttctattcccacaaattcaacaacgcatcttccactgctcagacatggaaaataattaaaaacctgggaatatgcaaagttaaaccaagacttgaacaagacatgaatgtaaatgaacttaataaaaagttcttaagctgcacagtacctgaaatcactgatAATAActatctgaacccacgatttgtacctgaaactgtctgtgatattagatttaggtttttgtgtgttaatccgtgtgatgtccttcaaagtatactaagaattaagagtgacgccactgggtctgacaacataaaccctaaattcataaaaattctgctgccaaaaatcctgccatacataacctatacctttaatactgtactgacaaaatctacttatccggactgttggaaagcggcaaaaataattccgattcctaaatcaaataatgagtacagacccatctccattttaccatacctatcaaaggtatttgagaatctcatggctgatcaaattaataaatttatgtccgacaatgcaatgcttactaataatcagtctggttttaggaaaaacagaagctgtacctcagctattataaaaattgcagacgatataagggaacaaatagacgaaaacaatgttacactcttagttttactggactatagtaaggccttcgatacagtaaaccataatgtcctttgtgccaaactacgtaatatgtttatgttttctaaaagttctgtcaaacttgtgtcctcgtacctacaaaatcgtcgtcaatctgttgtactgtctagcgtttcgtcctcatacgaaaatgttaatcgtggtgtaccccaagggtctgtgcttggtcccttattgtttaccttatatgttaatgaccttcccaatgcgttatctgaatgtaatgtacacttgtatgctgatgatgtccaaatgtatgtgagtcgtcctttaaacagaataaatgaatag